The following are from one region of the Anaeropeptidivorans aminofermentans genome:
- a CDS encoding NAD(P)-dependent malic enzyme, whose product MDYKALAVEAHKKWRGKISIEPKMELNTPQELAVAYTPGVAEPCLLIEKDESLSFELTGRANTVAVITDGTAVLGLGDIGPAAGMPVMEGKCVLFKAFGGVDAIPLCIDSKDTDDIVKTIKLLSKSFGGINLEDIAAPRCFEIEKRLKEDPEINIPIFHDDQHGTAIVTVAGLENAVKLVGKKKEETKTVISGAGAAGIAIAKLMMSAGYKNIVLCNSKGIVSRDREYPEGDLKEMSKITNPENLSGSLADALKGADIFVGVSKGNIVTKEMAQSMNKDAIVFAMANPIPEIMPDVAKEAGVAVMATGRSDFPNQINNVLVFPGVFRGAFDAGATDINDEMKLACAYAIASLIGDSERTAEYIIPGVFDKRVGETVAKAVREAAVKTGVIRK is encoded by the coding sequence ATGGATTACAAAGCATTAGCAGTTGAAGCCCACAAAAAATGGAGAGGTAAAATTTCCATCGAGCCTAAAATGGAATTGAACACCCCTCAGGAACTTGCCGTAGCTTATACCCCCGGCGTTGCAGAGCCTTGCCTTCTGATTGAAAAGGACGAGAGCCTTTCTTTTGAGCTTACAGGAAGAGCAAATACTGTTGCTGTCATCACGGACGGAACCGCAGTTTTAGGCTTAGGCGATATCGGCCCTGCCGCAGGTATGCCCGTTATGGAAGGAAAATGCGTTCTTTTCAAAGCCTTTGGCGGCGTTGACGCAATCCCTCTTTGCATCGATTCAAAAGATACTGATGATATTGTAAAGACAATCAAGCTTCTTTCCAAAAGCTTCGGCGGCATCAATTTAGAAGACATCGCGGCCCCAAGATGCTTTGAAATAGAAAAAAGATTAAAAGAAGACCCTGAAATCAATATCCCCATATTCCACGACGACCAGCACGGTACTGCCATCGTAACCGTTGCAGGCCTTGAAAACGCAGTGAAGCTTGTAGGCAAGAAAAAAGAAGAGACAAAGACGGTTATCTCAGGCGCAGGCGCCGCAGGTATCGCCATTGCAAAGCTTATGATGAGCGCAGGCTATAAAAACATCGTTCTCTGCAACTCCAAGGGCATCGTTTCCAGAGACAGAGAATATCCGGAAGGCGACCTTAAAGAAATGTCTAAAATCACAAATCCTGAAAACCTTTCCGGCTCTCTTGCAGATGCTTTAAAGGGCGCAGATATCTTCGTAGGCGTTTCCAAAGGAAACATTGTAACAAAAGAAATGGCTCAGTCCATGAATAAAGACGCTATCGTATTTGCCATGGCGAACCCGATTCCTGAAATTATGCCTGATGTTGCAAAGGAAGCAGGCGTAGCCGTTATGGCAACAGGAAGAAGCGACTTCCCTAACCAGATTAATAACGTGCTTGTATTCCCCGGCGTTTTCCGCGGAGCCTTCGACGCAGGCGCAACAGACATCAACGACGAAATGAAGCTTGCCTGTGCTTATGCCATAGCCTCCTTAATCGGCGACAGTGAAAGAACAGCAGAATATATTATCCCCGGCGTTTTCGATAAAAGAGTAGGCGAAACCGTGGCGAAGGCAGTTCGTGAAGCCGCAGTTAAAACAGGGGTTATCCGTAAGTAA
- a CDS encoding peptidylprolyl isomerase, with the protein MKKIIPLILASCLALSMAACNGQPKMGVGDKVLATSGDEKIMLRDFLYTLGMTKSYNEYFMMQSFGMTEEDMAEYWNTETEDGQTLADDLKNYTLESMKEVATFAKLAKDEGLKYSDSDIKELKETLDNAVLSLASKEKTGERAFYEKYFVTVDEAMEAEKIISAANQYKNKIKDAIEVSDDEITAYYDENKETFEEVTVAHILVKFPENALDADKAETKAKAEGILERVKAGEDFGTLAAELSEDDGSKDNNGEYTVTRSTNFVPEFLDWAFSSSDGDLGIIETTYGYHVMKFVKATPFEDLKEKVKSSIVDTKFQEEIEKVASENKLEWTVDEEMLKSVVVQPATEAPAASEEPASESPAASEEPASESPAASEQPSETAKP; encoded by the coding sequence ATGAAAAAAATAATTCCTTTAATTCTTGCATCCTGTCTTGCTTTAAGCATGGCCGCATGCAACGGACAGCCTAAAATGGGCGTTGGAGATAAGGTGCTTGCAACAAGCGGAGATGAAAAAATCATGCTTAGAGATTTTCTCTATACCCTCGGCATGACAAAAAGCTATAACGAATACTTTATGATGCAAAGCTTCGGCATGACGGAAGAAGACATGGCCGAATACTGGAACACTGAAACAGAAGACGGTCAAACCCTTGCAGACGATTTGAAAAACTATACCCTTGAATCTATGAAAGAAGTAGCCACATTTGCAAAGCTTGCAAAAGACGAAGGGTTAAAATATAGTGACAGCGATATTAAAGAGCTTAAAGAAACCCTTGACAATGCCGTATTAAGCCTTGCTTCAAAGGAAAAAACCGGCGAAAGAGCCTTCTATGAAAAATACTTCGTTACTGTTGACGAGGCCATGGAAGCTGAAAAGATAATATCTGCTGCAAACCAATATAAAAATAAAATTAAAGACGCTATTGAAGTTTCAGATGACGAAATAACTGCTTACTACGATGAAAACAAAGAAACCTTTGAAGAAGTTACCGTAGCCCATATTCTTGTTAAATTCCCTGAAAACGCTCTTGACGCTGACAAGGCCGAAACAAAGGCCAAAGCCGAAGGCATTCTTGAAAGAGTAAAAGCCGGTGAAGACTTTGGTACTCTTGCAGCAGAGCTTTCAGAAGACGACGGTTCTAAAGATAATAACGGGGAATACACCGTTACAAGAAGCACTAATTTCGTACCTGAATTTCTTGATTGGGCCTTTAGCTCTTCCGACGGAGACTTAGGCATTATTGAAACAACTTATGGCTACCACGTAATGAAATTCGTTAAAGCAACACCTTTTGAAGATTTAAAAGAAAAAGTAAAATCTTCTATCGTAGATACGAAGTTTCAGGAAGAAATAGAGAAAGTTGCCTCTGAAAACAAGCTTGAATGGACTGTTGATGAGGAAATGCTGAAGTCTGTTGTCGTTCAGCCTGCAACAGAAGCCCCTGCCGCTTCCGAAGAACCTGCATCTGAAAGCCCAGCCGCTTCCGAAGAACCTGCATCTGAAAGCCCGGCCGCTTCCGAACAGCCTTCTGAAACTGCAAAGCCTTAA
- a CDS encoding cupin domain-containing protein, which translates to MIRRKDNIGFIERPNLFGAGGVVKTFNLLSAEELSGAGRVFGINALSPGTGIGIHKHEGEQEAYYILKGEALYNDNGEEVILKAGDVAFCGDGESHGVWCHGEEELQLLALITYTK; encoded by the coding sequence ATGATAAGAAGAAAAGACAACATAGGCTTTATAGAAAGGCCGAATTTATTCGGCGCAGGGGGCGTAGTTAAAACATTTAATTTACTTAGCGCAGAGGAGCTTTCCGGTGCAGGCAGGGTTTTTGGAATCAATGCTTTATCCCCGGGAACCGGCATCGGCATACATAAGCATGAAGGCGAGCAGGAAGCCTATTATATCTTGAAAGGCGAGGCCCTTTACAACGATAACGGCGAAGAAGTAATCCTTAAAGCAGGGGACGTAGCCTTCTGCGGAGACGGTGAAAGCCACGGCGTATGGTGCCATGGAGAAGAAGAACTTCAATTGCTTGCATTAATTACATATACAAAGTAA
- a CDS encoding serine hydrolase domain-containing protein: MKAVDQKNKEIFEDYIRRIMEAYEATGVAVSIVDKDGSSLYENYFGYRDKENALPINEDTLFGLASVTKSFTCLAIMQLHEKGIIDIHAPVKDYIPEFKNENQETIKVWHLMSHTAGFFPLKRILIKEVAEEIGIDDSKEDYAYSEALAIEGVKRVAERMDKQINHTGLPGEYLSYSNDGYALLSDIIRRYGGEKSYAEYLNKNILKPLSMDRSSCEFAAPAADENASALYFHEKSVLTASRDFTNNAFVLMGGGAMKSTLSDLKKYVAMYINNGLSAEGKRVLGEEKIRELSKPKLYYKPFSYYGFGLATKYIDDISVSEHGGSLPGVSSNISFSPDIEKGVIVLCNTSNVPVYLIADAAMRLINGKHPIPEDIYKQTCWSKEMIAMAKGTYDSGEGSVIEVYEKEDTVGIKINGEEKETETVQPHMLLVKSKLSGSPLSLLIKDKKVWAIRFGGRIIPKAE; encoded by the coding sequence ATGAAGGCTGTAGACCAAAAGAACAAGGAAATATTTGAAGACTATATCCGCCGCATTATGGAAGCCTATGAGGCTACGGGTGTGGCCGTATCCATTGTCGATAAGGATGGCTCCTCATTGTATGAAAACTATTTCGGGTACAGAGATAAGGAGAATGCACTTCCTATCAATGAAGATACCCTATTCGGCCTTGCTTCCGTTACCAAATCTTTTACATGCCTTGCCATCATGCAGCTTCATGAAAAAGGCATCATAGACATTCATGCCCCTGTTAAGGATTACATACCCGAATTTAAAAATGAAAATCAGGAAACTATTAAGGTTTGGCATCTCATGAGCCATACAGCGGGATTTTTCCCTTTAAAAAGAATATTAATTAAAGAAGTTGCCGAGGAAATCGGTATTGACGACAGTAAGGAAGACTACGCCTACAGCGAAGCCCTTGCCATAGAAGGGGTTAAAAGAGTCGCAGAAAGAATGGACAAGCAAATAAATCACACCGGCCTGCCCGGGGAATACCTTTCTTACTCAAACGATGGATATGCCCTTTTATCGGATATTATAAGAAGATACGGCGGTGAAAAATCCTATGCCGAATATCTCAATAAAAATATCCTTAAGCCTTTAAGCATGGATAGAAGCTCCTGCGAGTTTGCGGCACCTGCTGCCGATGAAAATGCTTCTGCCCTTTATTTCCATGAAAAGAGTGTCCTTACGGCAAGCAGAGACTTCACCAATAATGCCTTCGTTCTTATGGGGGGCGGCGCAATGAAGTCCACCCTTTCCGATTTGAAAAAATATGTCGCCATGTATATCAATAACGGTCTTTCTGCAGAAGGCAAACGAGTTCTCGGAGAAGAAAAAATAAGAGAACTATCAAAGCCCAAGCTTTATTACAAGCCCTTCAGCTATTACGGCTTCGGCCTTGCAACAAAATATATTGATGATATTTCCGTTTCTGAGCATGGGGGAAGCCTGCCCGGTGTTTCTTCAAACATCTCCTTTTCACCGGATATTGAAAAGGGTGTAATTGTTCTTTGCAATACATCAAATGTTCCGGTTTATCTCATAGCAGATGCTGCCATGAGGCTTATAAACGGAAAGCACCCTATCCCTGAAGATATTTATAAGCAAACATGCTGGTCAAAAGAAATGATAGCAATGGCTAAGGGCACCTATGATTCAGGAGAAGGAAGCGTCATAGAAGTTTACGAAAAAGAAGATACCGTAGGCATAAAAATAAACGGAGAAGAAAAAGAAACAGAAACCGTTCAGCCTCACATGCTTCTTGTAAAATCAAAGCTTTCCGGCTCTCCTTTAAGCCTGCTTATAAAGGATAAAAAAGTATGGGCCATACGCTTTGGCGGAAGAATCATACCAAAGGCAGAGTAA
- a CDS encoding putative DNA modification/repair radical SAM protein: protein MDIAKKLEVLTDAAKYDVACTSSGSSRKGNKGSLGSTEACGICHSFSADGRCISLLKILLTNSCIYDCKYCVNRRSNDVPRAAFTPDEIAELTMNFYRRNYIEGLFLSSAIIKNPDYTMELLYETLHLVRNKYNFNGYIHVKAIPGADKDIIFRTGLLADRMSVNIELPSEKSLETFAPDKKKQAILTPMASLKGAITQNKNEITLYKNAPKFVPAGQSTQMIIGASPESDKKIIRLAESLYHKYELRRVFYSAYMPVKNTHKLLPTNDAPLLREHRIYQADWLMRFYGFSSGEILENEDDNLDLSMDPKCNWAIRNLHLFPIEVNKAPFEMLLRIPGVGVTGAKRIFDARKTAKLDFYNLKKLGIVLKRAKYFITCDGKMMEKTPFIPEYLKIRLTENGISEGYAQLSLFDNKPLIEKKEDVKCLAG, encoded by the coding sequence ATGGATATAGCCAAAAAACTTGAAGTTCTTACAGATGCCGCAAAGTATGACGTTGCCTGCACTTCCAGCGGTTCCTCAAGAAAGGGCAATAAGGGGAGCCTTGGAAGCACAGAAGCCTGCGGCATATGCCACAGCTTTTCAGCAGACGGAAGATGCATCTCCCTTTTAAAAATACTGCTTACCAACAGCTGTATTTATGACTGTAAATACTGCGTAAACAGAAGATCCAACGATGTGCCGAGAGCCGCTTTCACCCCTGATGAAATAGCGGAGCTTACGATGAATTTCTACAGAAGAAACTATATCGAAGGGCTTTTTTTAAGCTCTGCCATCATTAAAAACCCGGATTATACCATGGAGCTTCTTTACGAAACCCTTCATCTTGTGAGAAATAAATATAATTTCAACGGCTACATTCATGTGAAGGCCATTCCCGGAGCCGATAAGGATATTATCTTCCGTACCGGTCTTCTTGCCGACAGAATGAGCGTAAATATAGAGCTTCCCTCTGAAAAAAGCCTTGAAACCTTTGCGCCGGATAAGAAAAAGCAGGCGATTCTTACCCCCATGGCAAGCCTTAAAGGGGCAATAACACAAAACAAAAACGAAATTACCCTTTATAAAAACGCGCCTAAATTCGTTCCTGCCGGCCAAAGCACTCAGATGATTATCGGGGCTTCTCCTGAATCAGATAAAAAAATAATAAGGCTTGCAGAAAGCCTATACCATAAATATGAGCTTCGAAGAGTATTCTACTCGGCTTATATGCCTGTAAAAAACACCCATAAGCTTCTGCCTACAAACGACGCCCCTCTTTTAAGGGAACACAGAATTTATCAGGCCGATTGGCTTATGCGGTTTTACGGCTTTTCATCGGGAGAAATCCTTGAAAATGAAGATGATAATTTAGACCTTTCCATGGACCCTAAATGCAATTGGGCCATAAGAAATTTACATCTTTTCCCTATAGAAGTAAATAAAGCCCCCTTTGAAATGCTTTTAAGAATCCCCGGTGTCGGAGTAACAGGGGCAAAGCGTATATTTGACGCAAGGAAAACTGCAAAACTTGATTTCTATAATCTTAAAAAGCTGGGAATCGTATTGAAAAGAGCCAAATACTTTATTACCTGTGACGGCAAAATGATGGAAAAAACACCTTTTATTCCGGAATACCTTAAAATACGGCTTACGGAAAACGGCATCAGCGAAGGCTATGCTCAATTAAGCCTTTTTGACAATAAGCCTCTTATAGAAAAAAAGGAGGACGTAAAATGTCTGGCGGGTTAG
- a CDS encoding Lrp/AsnC family transcriptional regulator: MDDIDRRLVSLLADNSRISLHELSKKVFLSPPAVSSRIEKLEKSGVIKGYSLRLDLEKLGYSFVAYIELTMEPEQKEKFVDFISENPSVLECYHIAGAYSMLMKVCFDSSSKLYDFVGKLQKFGKTQTQIIFTNIIEARNPRP; this comes from the coding sequence ATGGATGACATAGATAGAAGGCTTGTGTCTTTATTGGCGGATAATTCGAGAATTTCTCTTCATGAACTTTCTAAAAAGGTATTTTTATCTCCGCCGGCAGTTTCATCTAGGATAGAAAAGCTTGAAAAAAGCGGTGTTATCAAGGGCTACAGCCTACGGCTTGACCTTGAAAAGCTCGGCTATTCTTTTGTTGCGTATATTGAGCTTACCATGGAGCCGGAACAGAAGGAAAAGTTTGTAGACTTCATTTCGGAAAACCCCAGCGTTCTTGAATGCTACCATATAGCCGGGGCTTATTCCATGCTTATGAAGGTATGTTTTGACAGCTCGTCAAAGCTTTACGACTTCGTAGGAAAGCTTCAAAAGTTTGGGAAGACTCAGACACAAATCATATTTACAAATATAATAGAAGCAAGGAATCCAAGGCCATAG
- a CDS encoding helix-turn-helix transcriptional regulator → MKRRYHEEYKKLGLNIAYYRKEQGLSQIQLADKIDISRTHMSRIENSDCAMSLDVIFNIAKALNIPVNKLFDF, encoded by the coding sequence ATGAAACGGCGGTATCATGAAGAATATAAGAAGCTTGGATTAAATATTGCATATTATCGGAAAGAGCAGGGCTTATCCCAAATACAGCTTGCCGACAAAATTGATATAAGCCGAACTCATATGTCCCGTATTGAAAATAGCGATTGTGCCATGTCTCTTGATGTGATTTTCAATATTGCAAAGGCCTTGAATATTCCGGTAAATAAATTATTTGATTTTTGA
- a CDS encoding TIGR03915 family putative DNA repair protein → MSGGLGLTGVFDGTFDGLLCIVYSYYYDKNDFTDIESIEHFQQSLAPHIYIATDYEKAVKVQSAIAKKISPKAEYYAHNAFLSYEEDRFTAIYHYILKGFKEGRRIDEMLSDKDVFKVQSLAKNVGREAHLLTGFCRFAKTEGGIYYSVITPKCRVLPILSEHFSDRLKNQPWIIHDKTHHMASIYDCEDYIITSVPENANIELSENEELYKNLWKIFHKTIAIEERKNYKCQRTMLPLWYRKNMVEFEE, encoded by the coding sequence ATGTCTGGCGGGTTAGGTCTTACAGGGGTATTCGACGGTACCTTTGACGGCCTTTTATGTATTGTTTATTCTTATTATTACGATAAAAATGATTTTACAGATATAGAATCTATAGAACATTTTCAGCAGTCTCTTGCGCCTCATATTTATATTGCCACAGATTATGAAAAAGCCGTTAAGGTCCAAAGCGCCATTGCAAAGAAAATCTCCCCCAAGGCAGAATATTACGCTCATAACGCATTTCTTTCCTATGAGGAAGACAGATTTACAGCCATCTATCATTATATTTTAAAGGGTTTTAAAGAAGGCCGGAGAATAGATGAAATGCTTTCCGATAAGGACGTTTTCAAAGTTCAGTCCCTTGCTAAAAACGTGGGACGGGAAGCCCATCTTCTTACAGGATTCTGCCGCTTTGCAAAAACCGAAGGAGGCATCTATTACAGCGTAATCACGCCGAAATGCCGCGTTCTCCCTATATTAAGCGAGCATTTTTCAGACAGGCTTAAAAACCAGCCCTGGATTATCCATGATAAGACTCATCACATGGCGTCTATATATGACTGCGAAGATTATATCATCACCTCCGTACCTGAAAACGCAAATATAGAACTATCGGAAAATGAAGAGCTGTATAAAAACTTGTGGAAAATATTCCATAAAACCATTGCCATAGAAGAACGCAAAAATTACAAATGCCAAAGAACCATGCTCCCCTTATGGTATCGGAAAAACATGGTGGAGTTTGAGGAATAA
- a CDS encoding aspartate ammonia-lyase, with translation MSNTKRLESDSIGTLEIPKEAYYGVQSLRAKENFHITGRRMNPLMIVSLAEIKKAAAIANEEAGLLDEKIAKAMIQACDEIIEGKLHEEFIIDPIQGGAGTSANMNANEVVANRAIEILGGEKGDYSIVHPNDHVNMAQSTNDVYPTAGKLTVLKLIPRLLDELHRLSDALHEKAEEFDDVIKMGRTQLQDAVPIRLGQSFQCYSLAIARDIKRIDKVLNELRAINMGGTAIGTALNACPEYLETIVGRLKEVTGIEIVHAGNLIDSTQNLDGLVNISGTMKVCAVNLSKMGNDLRLLSSGPRTGFNEINLPAKQNGSSIMPGKVNPVIPEVVSQVAFNVIGNDMTITMAAEAGQMELNAFEPVIFYNMFEQIITLTGAVRTFTDNCIKGITANRERCKALVEGSVGIITAICPYIGYKKAADIAKTSLKTNEPVRDLILKEKLLTEEQLNKLLDPYAMTNPGGSVIDMISTAK, from the coding sequence ATGAGCAATACGAAAAGGCTTGAATCAGACTCCATAGGAACTCTCGAAATACCAAAGGAAGCTTATTACGGCGTTCAAAGCTTAAGAGCAAAAGAAAACTTCCATATTACCGGCAGAAGAATGAATCCGCTTATGATTGTAAGCCTTGCGGAAATCAAAAAGGCTGCCGCCATAGCCAATGAAGAAGCCGGTCTTCTTGACGAAAAAATAGCAAAGGCAATGATACAGGCCTGTGATGAAATCATCGAAGGAAAACTCCATGAAGAATTTATTATAGACCCTATTCAAGGGGGCGCAGGAACCTCTGCCAACATGAATGCAAACGAAGTTGTAGCCAACAGGGCAATTGAAATCTTAGGGGGCGAAAAAGGAGATTATTCCATCGTTCACCCTAATGACCACGTAAACATGGCCCAGTCAACAAATGATGTTTATCCCACTGCCGGAAAGCTTACGGTTTTAAAGCTTATACCAAGGCTTTTAGATGAGCTTCACAGATTAAGCGACGCCCTTCACGAAAAAGCGGAAGAGTTTGACGACGTAATCAAAATGGGCCGTACCCAGCTTCAGGACGCTGTTCCCATTCGTTTAGGACAGAGCTTCCAGTGCTACAGCCTTGCAATCGCAAGAGATATCAAAAGAATAGATAAGGTTTTAAACGAGCTTCGTGCCATAAACATGGGGGGTACAGCCATCGGTACGGCATTAAACGCCTGCCCTGAATACCTTGAAACCATCGTTGGCAGACTGAAAGAGGTTACAGGCATTGAAATCGTTCACGCAGGAAACCTTATAGATTCTACGCAAAACCTTGACGGCCTTGTAAACATTTCAGGAACAATGAAGGTATGCGCCGTAAACCTTTCAAAAATGGGGAACGACTTAAGGCTTCTTTCCTCCGGCCCAAGAACAGGCTTTAACGAAATCAACCTTCCTGCAAAGCAAAACGGTTCTTCCATCATGCCAGGCAAGGTAAACCCTGTTATTCCCGAAGTTGTAAGCCAGGTTGCCTTTAACGTTATCGGAAACGATATGACCATAACCATGGCTGCGGAAGCAGGCCAAATGGAACTGAATGCTTTTGAGCCTGTAATTTTCTATAATATGTTTGAACAGATTATAACTCTTACCGGCGCCGTAAGAACATTCACCGATAACTGCATTAAAGGCATCACCGCCAACCGAGAAAGATGCAAGGCCCTCGTTGAAGGAAGCGTAGGCATCATCACCGCCATCTGCCCATACATTGGATACAAGAAGGCGGCGGACATTGCCAAAACCTCTCTTAAAACCAACGAGCCTGTAAGAGACCTTATTTTAAAGGAAAAGCTTCTCACGGAAGAACAGCTGAATAAGCTCCTCGACCCCTATGCTATGACAAATCCCGGCGGAAGTGTTATAGATATGATAAGCACTGCAAAATAG